In Syntrophales bacterium, the following are encoded in one genomic region:
- a CDS encoding type II toxin-antitoxin system RelE/ParE family toxin, whose product MKILQSRSFERKVKKFTKGQKKKLDEEIQKIIENPSVGSEKKGELRGVHVHKFKIKGDLYLLAYRFFIDGLELIMIGPHENYYRDLKSYLKGR is encoded by the coding sequence ATGAAGATCTTACAATCTCGATCCTTTGAACGAAAAGTCAAAAAATTTACAAAAGGCCAAAAAAAGAAATTAGATGAAGAGATTCAGAAAATTATAGAGAATCCTTCAGTCGGATCTGAGAAGAAAGGCGAACTTCGAGGAGTTCATGTGCATAAATTCAAGATCAAGGGGGATCTGTATCTTTTGGCCTATAGATTCTTTATCGACGGTCTAGAATTGATTATGATCGGACCACATGAAAATTACTATAGGGATCTGAAAAGCTATCTTAAAGGCAGATGA
- the rdgC gene encoding recombination-associated protein RdgC, with protein sequence MGLIKGTVTVSKYRVIGSLPDNFKNFIDKQIKRFAFRDLSMGEGEKSVGWTSLENVLDTKFEYANYLIADYLIFSLRIDRKVVSPALLKLKVLEEERKLIAERGKGKIYREERNEIRERMHLSLMRQTPPVPSFHEICWNVSEGWLLFGSLSEKVREDFEDLFKNTFKLTLRPFVPWDTKYMDSHMAERILSVNSTQLV encoded by the coding sequence ATGGGTTTAATAAAAGGAACTGTAACAGTATCAAAATATCGTGTAATCGGCAGCCTGCCGGACAATTTCAAAAACTTCATCGACAAGCAGATCAAGCGTTTTGCCTTTCGTGACCTATCGATGGGGGAAGGTGAAAAATCTGTTGGCTGGACAAGTCTTGAAAATGTTCTGGACACGAAGTTCGAATACGCAAATTATCTGATAGCCGATTATCTAATCTTCTCTCTCAGAATCGACCGTAAGGTTGTATCCCCTGCATTGCTAAAGTTAAAAGTCCTCGAAGAGGAAAGAAAGCTCATCGCGGAAAGAGGCAAGGGCAAAATTTACCGGGAAGAGCGTAACGAGATCAGGGAGAGAATGCATCTTTCCCTCATGCGTCAAACTCCGCCTGTTCCATCATTTCATGAGATCTGCTGGAATGTATCCGAGGGGTGGCTTCTGTTCGGATCGCTTTCAGAAAAGGTGAGGGAGGACTTTGAGGATCTGTTCAAGAATACCTTTAAACTAACTTTGCGGCCCTTTGTTCCATGGGATACGAAATATATGGACTCACACATGGCAGAACGTATCCTTTCCGTTAATAGCACACAACTTGTATAA
- a CDS encoding heavy metal translocating P-type ATPase: MPEQKIIFPVTGMTCANCALNIERGAKKMEGIDDIIMNFASGQATVTFDSKKLGIKDILKKIQNLGYNVPTAKVEFPVTGMTCANCAMNIEKAVGKNVPGVVKASVNFATERLSVEYVPSVSSVDDIISAIEKAGYGAISPDDILEEEDAEEAARNAEIKDQTYKFAVGVLFTLPLFLLSMGRDFNLLGIWSHAVWVNWLFLGLATPVQFYTGWDYYVGGFKSLRNRSANMDVLVAMGSTVAYVYSLFVLVFPFLGDHVYFETSAVIITLIKLGKLLEARTKGKTGGAIRKLIGLQPKTATVIQDDIEKEIPLTAIKAGDIIIVRPGERVPVDGVVLEGESTVDESMLTGEPLPVDKAVNDEVVGGTINGEGLLKFRADRVGKETVLAQIIRLVQEAQGSKAPIQAIADRVAAVFVPAVIAIAFITFAVWWTITGEFVPSMIRLVAVLVVACPCALGLATPTAIMAGTGKAAERGILFKNSEALEMATKLDTIVLDKTGTITVGKPSVTNIVLFDPALKTEDDLLKLAASVEKGSEHPLGKAVVNEAKTRNIDLWKPEHFKAYSGLGVEARLNGNYVRLGKPEWFRELGIDIGKAEREVERLQSGGKTVMVLTEGEKLSGLIALSDTLRPESKKAIEELHAQKLKVIMLTGDNLQTAKTIASEVHIDDVLAEVRPEAKSSKVKELQEDGRLVGMVGDGINDAPALAQANVGIAIGTGTDVAIETGDVILSSGDLTGVSRAIRLSRATMNTVKQNLFWAFFYNIVLIPVAAGILQPFEIFPGFLRQLHPILAAFAMAFSSISVVMNSLRLYHAKVG; this comes from the coding sequence ATGCCTGAACAGAAAATCATCTTTCCGGTTACCGGGATGACGTGTGCCAACTGTGCACTCAATATTGAACGGGGCGCGAAAAAGATGGAGGGTATTGATGATATAATTATGAATTTCGCATCCGGCCAGGCGACCGTCACTTTTGATTCGAAGAAACTCGGCATAAAGGATATCCTCAAGAAAATACAAAACCTTGGTTACAATGTCCCAACAGCAAAAGTCGAGTTTCCCGTTACCGGTATGACCTGTGCCAACTGCGCAATGAACATTGAAAAGGCGGTAGGCAAGAATGTGCCCGGTGTTGTTAAAGCATCGGTTAATTTTGCCACGGAGCGTTTATCGGTCGAATACGTTCCTTCGGTTTCAAGTGTTGACGATATCATCTCGGCAATCGAAAAGGCGGGCTATGGTGCCATATCACCCGATGATATCCTGGAAGAAGAGGATGCCGAGGAGGCTGCACGGAATGCTGAGATTAAGGATCAAACATACAAGTTTGCAGTTGGTGTTTTGTTTACACTCCCACTCTTTCTTCTCAGCATGGGACGTGATTTTAACCTGCTCGGTATTTGGAGCCACGCAGTATGGGTAAACTGGCTTTTTTTAGGGTTGGCCACACCTGTTCAGTTTTATACGGGATGGGATTATTATGTGGGCGGTTTCAAGAGTCTTCGAAACAGAAGCGCGAACATGGATGTCCTTGTGGCGATGGGCTCAACGGTAGCGTATGTCTATTCTCTTTTCGTTTTAGTCTTTCCGTTTCTCGGCGATCATGTATATTTTGAAACATCTGCCGTCATCATTACTCTGATCAAGCTGGGTAAACTGCTCGAAGCCCGCACAAAGGGCAAGACGGGCGGTGCAATCCGAAAACTTATAGGCCTTCAGCCGAAAACCGCGACGGTTATCCAGGATGACATTGAAAAGGAGATCCCCTTAACGGCGATCAAGGCAGGTGATATTATTATCGTCCGTCCGGGGGAGAGGGTTCCCGTTGATGGTGTCGTTCTCGAAGGAGAATCCACGGTAGACGAGTCTATGTTGACAGGTGAACCCCTGCCTGTTGATAAGGCGGTGAACGATGAAGTTGTTGGTGGAACGATAAATGGAGAGGGCCTTTTAAAGTTCAGGGCAGACCGTGTCGGAAAAGAGACCGTCTTAGCGCAGATCATACGGCTGGTTCAGGAAGCCCAAGGGAGCAAAGCCCCGATACAGGCAATTGCTGACCGGGTAGCCGCAGTGTTTGTACCGGCCGTCATCGCGATAGCTTTCATAACGTTTGCCGTGTGGTGGACTATAACGGGTGAATTTGTTCCTTCCATGATAAGGCTGGTAGCGGTTCTTGTTGTTGCCTGTCCCTGCGCGCTCGGTCTCGCAACCCCCACGGCAATAATGGCCGGAACCGGGAAAGCCGCGGAAAGAGGGATCCTGTTTAAAAACAGCGAAGCCCTTGAAATGGCAACAAAGCTCGATACAATTGTGCTGGACAAAACCGGAACCATTACAGTCGGGAAACCTTCGGTAACAAACATCGTTCTCTTTGATCCGGCTCTCAAAACTGAAGATGATTTGTTGAAACTCGCGGCGTCTGTCGAAAAAGGATCGGAACACCCCCTCGGTAAGGCAGTTGTAAATGAAGCAAAAACAAGGAACATCGACCTCTGGAAGCCGGAACACTTTAAGGCCTACAGCGGACTTGGCGTCGAGGCTCGGCTGAACGGCAATTATGTGAGACTCGGAAAACCCGAATGGTTCCGGGAACTCGGAATTGATATCGGAAAAGCGGAACGTGAAGTCGAACGCCTTCAGTCAGGAGGCAAGACTGTCATGGTTCTGACAGAAGGGGAGAAGTTGTCGGGATTGATCGCCCTATCGGACACCCTGAGACCTGAATCCAAAAAGGCTATAGAAGAGCTTCACGCTCAAAAGCTCAAGGTAATCATGCTGACGGGAGATAACCTTCAAACCGCGAAGACTATAGCTTCCGAGGTTCATATAGATGATGTCCTGGCAGAAGTGCGCCCCGAAGCAAAGTCATCCAAAGTTAAGGAACTTCAAGAAGATGGCCGCCTTGTGGGAATGGTGGGAGACGGGATTAATGACGCACCCGCCCTTGCCCAGGCAAATGTCGGTATTGCTATAGGAACAGGCACGGATGTAGCAATTGAGACGGGGGACGTAATCCTTTCGAGCGGCGATCTGACCGGCGTATCGAGGGCTATAAGGCTCAGCAGGGCAACGATGAATACGGTCAAGCAGAACCTCTTCTGGGCCTTTTTTTACAACATCGTACTCATTCCGGTTGCGGCGGGTATTTTACAGCCCTTTGAGATTTTTCCGGGCTTCTTGAGGCAGCTTCATCCGATCCTGGCGGCGTTCGCGATGGCATTCAGCAGTATTTCCGTAGTAATGAACAGCCTCCGCCTGTACCATGCCAAAGTAGGGTAG
- a CDS encoding ethylbenzene dehydrogenase-related protein: protein MKKITSILVSVMLVSMVICSAAPCFGQMGGRGMGMMGRHAPFNYDLISKYISREISMKTIDSTWYSVSGIYVRLMPMGVPELMGIHNTLELKSVYTNKNIYIYATWPDYTKSVNKKMWVKQEDGSWKHSMDDEDRLGFIWEIGDSMIGFSQGRGCMVLCHTDPKDPYKAIMSTRYIGGLADVWHWKAVRTNPVGFADDQYLDQEKRKNDPGESAYKDNKKKDGASPAFMFADGTEASPFLFAPEAKPFNDSRFKSGDRLPAYVLKTPTGDRADIEAYGIYKDGFWTVIFKRSLNTGHNTDVQFVPGKDYTFSAAIFDNAGDQYHLKTQLLRIFLERVAR from the coding sequence ATGAAAAAAATTACTTCAATTCTTGTTTCCGTAATGCTTGTAAGCATGGTCATCTGCTCTGCCGCTCCATGTTTCGGTCAGATGGGGGGCAGGGGAATGGGAATGATGGGCCGTCATGCCCCGTTCAATTACGATTTAATATCAAAATATATTTCCCGGGAGATATCGATGAAAACCATTGACAGCACCTGGTACTCTGTAAGCGGCATTTACGTGAGGTTGATGCCCATGGGCGTACCGGAGCTGATGGGTATTCACAACACCCTGGAACTTAAATCGGTGTACACAAATAAAAATATCTATATCTATGCCACATGGCCGGACTACACAAAAAGCGTTAACAAAAAAATGTGGGTGAAACAGGAAGATGGTTCGTGGAAGCATTCCATGGATGACGAGGACAGACTCGGCTTTATCTGGGAAATTGGCGATTCTATGATCGGCTTTTCCCAGGGCAGAGGCTGTATGGTATTATGTCACACGGATCCAAAAGATCCTTACAAAGCTATTATGTCTACCAGATATATCGGCGGTCTCGCCGATGTCTGGCACTGGAAAGCAGTCCGGACAAACCCCGTAGGCTTTGCCGATGATCAGTATTTAGACCAGGAAAAACGCAAAAATGATCCCGGGGAATCGGCATACAAAGACAACAAGAAAAAGGATGGCGCCTCTCCGGCCTTCATGTTTGCAGATGGTACGGAAGCCTCTCCGTTTTTGTTTGCCCCGGAAGCAAAGCCCTTTAACGATAGCCGCTTTAAGTCCGGCGATAGATTGCCGGCCTACGTTCTGAAAACCCCGACGGGGGACAGGGCCGATATTGAAGCATACGGCATATACAAAGATGGTTTCTGGACTGTGATATTCAAGCGTTCCCTGAACACAGGACATAATACAGACGTGCAGTTCGTTCCCGGCAAAGACTACACCTTCTCTGCCGCCATATTCGACAACGCCGGAGATCAATACCACCTTAAGACCCAGCTTCTCCGGATCTTTTTAGAAAGAGTAGCCAGATAG
- a CDS encoding alpha amylase C-terminal domain-containing protein has protein sequence MINDQVQSLIKKDPLLKPYEKILRRRILRTIERKKQLTPAEESLSDFAFGHEYFGLHFRGNEWIFREWAPNATAVFLVGDMTDWKEKKAFALERINEEGVWEIRLPAKALGHGDLYRLRVHWNAGEGDRIPAYARRVIQDPKTLIFNAQVWRPSSPYEWQCDDFRCPSGPLFIYESHVGMAQEEEKVGSYQEFTKQTLPRIIASGYNTLQLMAIPEHPYYASFGYHVSSFFAASSRFGTPEDLKELIDTAHAAGLRVIMDLIHSHAVNNEVEGLSRFDGTLYQYFHDGPRGLHEAWDSRCFDYGKLQVLHFLLSNCRFWLDEYRFDGFRFDGVTSMLYHHHGLGKAFTSYDDYYYDDTVDEDALTYLALANKLIHDVRPDAVTIAEDISGMPGLAVRHSEGGVGFDYRLAMGVPDYWIRLTKDVPDEKWSMGHLWFELNNRRRGEKTISYTESHDQALVGDQTLIFRLIGSDMYDHMTVSDENHRVNRGIALHKLIRLITLATADKGYLNFMGNEFGHPEWIDFPREGNSWSYRYARRQWHLESDPNLKYHFLARFDRDMIEIAKLFHLTEFSQPRLLFEHSDDKVIAFERGDLLFVFNFHSTCSHFNYRFEAPPGKYKMILDSDAQKYGGHGRLNPHQHHFTIPDTSSARQRHYIALYLPVRTALVLQR, from the coding sequence ATGATAAATGATCAGGTTCAGAGTCTTATAAAAAAAGATCCCTTATTGAAGCCTTATGAAAAAATCCTGAGGCGACGTATATTACGAACCATAGAGAGAAAAAAACAACTGACTCCGGCAGAAGAAAGTTTATCTGATTTTGCTTTCGGTCACGAATACTTCGGCCTGCATTTCCGGGGAAACGAATGGATTTTTCGAGAATGGGCGCCCAACGCCACCGCTGTTTTTCTTGTGGGAGATATGACCGACTGGAAGGAGAAAAAAGCATTCGCCCTGGAGCGTATCAATGAGGAGGGGGTGTGGGAAATCCGCTTGCCTGCAAAGGCATTGGGGCACGGGGATCTATATCGACTTCGTGTTCACTGGAATGCCGGAGAAGGAGACCGCATCCCGGCATATGCGAGACGAGTGATACAGGACCCCAAGACTCTGATCTTCAATGCCCAGGTCTGGCGCCCGTCTTCCCCCTATGAATGGCAGTGCGATGATTTTCGGTGTCCGTCAGGCCCCCTTTTTATCTATGAATCCCACGTGGGCATGGCTCAGGAAGAAGAGAAGGTCGGTTCCTATCAAGAATTCACCAAACAGACTCTTCCGCGTATCATTGCAAGCGGCTATAACACACTTCAGCTTATGGCAATACCGGAGCATCCCTACTACGCGTCTTTCGGCTACCATGTTTCGAGCTTTTTTGCTGCCTCGTCCCGGTTCGGAACGCCTGAAGACCTTAAGGAACTGATCGATACTGCCCATGCCGCCGGTCTCCGGGTGATCATGGATCTTATCCATTCCCATGCCGTGAATAACGAGGTAGAGGGCTTAAGTCGCTTCGACGGTACGCTTTACCAGTATTTTCATGATGGGCCGCGTGGTCTTCACGAGGCCTGGGACTCCCGGTGCTTCGACTACGGAAAGCTACAGGTTCTTCATTTTCTTCTTTCCAATTGCCGCTTTTGGCTCGACGAATACCGATTTGACGGTTTCCGTTTCGACGGTGTTACCAGTATGCTGTACCACCATCACGGTTTAGGCAAAGCCTTCACCTCTTATGATGATTATTATTATGACGACACTGTGGACGAAGACGCTCTCACCTATCTGGCCCTGGCCAATAAACTCATCCATGATGTGCGTCCCGATGCTGTTACCATCGCCGAGGACATCAGCGGTATGCCGGGACTGGCCGTCCGGCACTCTGAGGGTGGTGTCGGTTTTGACTACCGTTTGGCCATGGGGGTTCCTGACTATTGGATCCGTCTGACCAAGGATGTGCCGGATGAAAAGTGGTCCATGGGTCATCTATGGTTTGAACTGAATAACCGCAGAAGGGGCGAAAAGACTATCAGCTATACAGAATCCCATGACCAGGCTCTTGTTGGTGACCAGACACTTATCTTCCGTCTTATAGGATCGGATATGTACGATCACATGACTGTGTCGGATGAGAATCACAGGGTCAACCGGGGCATAGCCCTGCACAAGCTTATCCGTCTTATTACGCTGGCTACGGCAGATAAAGGCTATCTCAATTTTATGGGTAACGAATTTGGACACCCCGAATGGATTGATTTTCCACGAGAAGGAAACTCATGGTCATACCGCTACGCACGCCGTCAGTGGCATCTTGAAAGTGATCCTAACCTGAAATATCATTTTCTTGCACGTTTTGATAGAGACATGATTGAAATTGCCAAACTGTTCCATCTTACCGAATTTTCGCAACCTCGCCTTTTATTCGAGCACTCGGATGACAAGGTGATTGCATTCGAAAGAGGAGATCTTTTGTTTGTGTTTAATTTCCATTCCACGTGCTCCCATTTTAACTATCGTTTTGAAGCCCCCCCGGGAAAATATAAAATGATACTCGATAGTGATGCACAAAAATACGGGGGACATGGTCGTTTGAACCCGCACCAACATCATTTCACAATTCCCGACACATCTTCTGCCAGGCAGCGACATTACATCGCTCTATATCTTCCAGTACGAACCGCTCTGGTTTTGCAGCGATAA
- a CDS encoding amylo-alpha-1,6-glucosidase — translation MIRVDFNKYPDINTLSKNEWLDTNGLGGYASSTISNCHSRKYHGLLVSNLDIPGGRFVLLSKLEDSVIVYGKEFFLSVHKYPMEVFPRDHQHLEQFTQDLCPRFTYRIGEIILHKELMLVHGKNTLLIRYYFENAPFPVLLRLKPLLAYRGIHELTGENDFLRSDTYSLENGFSISPYEGMPDIYFQMNEKSRFHPSLQWYKNFEYLEERDRGFPYQEDLFMPGKLECSMSHEKEIILCVSLNKTHNGIASLWKKESGRRKKPGKKTGRKSDLEKKLNSSARHFIIKNRKGRSSVVAGYHWFYEWGRDTLISLPGLTFYTGRIEEGVEILQNIAELRKDGLIPNCLSEKDEHRSYNSADASLWYFWCVQEYLKKTGDLGFVKRSFWPVLIDIITNYYHGTPEHISLLDNGLLRAGTHLTQLTWMDAMAHGIPVTPRNGCPVEINALWFNALCFTRELSEEFDIKVEFDINRAIQKISDSFIRCFWIENKNCLADLYMPDTETRDESVRPNQVFAASLPYSTLSKHKMLMVVKKVTEELLTPYGLRTLSPFDSRYRGTYSGSPEQRDSSYHQGTVWPWLSGHYGEALLKSSENRSVAKKQLKNILKNMEEHLLDAGLGHISEIFSGDYPHDPCGCIAQAWSAAEIIRLCNLIL, via the coding sequence ATGATCAGAGTGGATTTTAACAAATATCCTGATATTAACACCTTATCAAAAAATGAATGGCTTGATACCAATGGCCTCGGTGGTTACGCCTCCAGTACCATTTCAAACTGTCATTCCCGAAAATACCATGGATTACTGGTTTCAAACCTTGACATCCCCGGGGGAAGATTTGTTCTTCTGTCAAAACTGGAAGATTCTGTCATTGTCTATGGAAAGGAGTTTTTCCTGTCGGTCCATAAATATCCTATGGAGGTTTTCCCCCGTGATCATCAGCATCTGGAACAGTTCACGCAAGACCTGTGCCCCCGGTTCACCTACCGAATAGGGGAAATTATCCTTCATAAAGAATTGATGCTCGTCCATGGTAAAAATACACTTCTTATCAGATACTATTTTGAAAATGCGCCGTTTCCCGTTCTGCTGAGATTAAAACCGCTCCTGGCTTACAGGGGCATCCATGAGCTTACAGGTGAAAACGATTTTCTCAGATCCGACACATACAGCCTTGAAAATGGTTTTTCTATCTCCCCTTACGAGGGTATGCCGGATATCTACTTTCAGATGAATGAGAAAAGCCGGTTTCATCCATCTTTGCAATGGTATAAAAATTTCGAGTACCTGGAAGAAAGAGACAGGGGGTTCCCTTACCAGGAAGACCTGTTCATGCCCGGCAAATTAGAATGCAGCATGTCTCATGAAAAAGAGATCATACTCTGTGTATCGTTAAATAAAACTCATAACGGAATCGCCAGTCTCTGGAAAAAGGAATCAGGCAGAAGAAAAAAGCCCGGAAAAAAGACCGGCAGGAAGAGTGATCTTGAAAAAAAGCTTAATTCCTCAGCCCGGCACTTTATTATAAAGAACCGGAAAGGCAGGTCGTCTGTAGTCGCCGGATACCACTGGTTTTACGAATGGGGAAGAGACACGCTGATTAGCCTCCCCGGTCTTACCTTCTATACTGGTAGAATCGAAGAAGGGGTAGAGATACTTCAGAATATTGCCGAACTCAGGAAGGATGGCCTTATTCCCAACTGTCTGTCTGAAAAAGACGAACACAGATCCTATAACTCTGCGGATGCGTCTCTATGGTATTTCTGGTGTGTTCAGGAATATTTAAAAAAAACCGGTGACCTGGGTTTCGTAAAAAGATCTTTTTGGCCTGTCTTAATCGATATTATTACAAACTACTACCACGGCACACCGGAACACATCAGCCTGTTAGATAATGGTCTACTAAGAGCAGGAACCCATCTCACCCAATTAACCTGGATGGATGCGATGGCACATGGTATTCCGGTAACACCGAGAAATGGTTGCCCTGTGGAAATCAATGCCCTGTGGTTCAATGCCCTCTGCTTCACACGCGAACTTTCCGAAGAGTTTGACATTAAAGTAGAGTTTGACATTAATAGAGCAATACAGAAGATAAGCGATTCTTTCATTCGCTGTTTCTGGATCGAAAATAAAAATTGCCTCGCAGATTTATATATGCCTGATACCGAAACACGGGATGAATCTGTTAGGCCAAACCAGGTATTTGCCGCCTCCCTGCCTTACAGTACGTTAAGTAAACACAAAATGCTGATGGTCGTTAAAAAGGTTACTGAAGAGCTTCTCACACCTTATGGTCTTCGTACGCTATCACCCTTTGATTCACGGTATCGCGGAACGTATAGCGGTTCCCCGGAACAGCGGGATTCTTCATATCATCAGGGAACCGTCTGGCCATGGCTGTCAGGCCACTACGGTGAAGCATTATTGAAATCTTCGGAAAATAGAAGCGTTGCAAAGAAACAGCTTAAAAATATACTGAAAAACATGGAAGAACATCTTCTTGACGCAGGCCTGGGTCATATCTCCGAGATATTCAGCGGAGACTACCCTCATGATCCATGTGGCTGCATTGCCCAGGCATGGAGTGCCGCAGAAATCATACGGTTGTGTAACTTAATATTATGA